The nucleotide sequence CGGCACCCTGGTCCGGCTGTCGGCACCGATGAGCGACCTGTTCATCGCCAACGACGCCATCGCCGACGTCCAGGTGCGCTCGAACAACCAGCTCTATGTGTTCGGCAAGGGCCGGGGCGAGACGACGGTCTATGCGACCGACAAGTCGGGCCGGGTGGTCTATGCCGCCAACGTCCGTGTCGGCAACAACATCAGCTCGCTCGACGAGATGCTTCGGGCGGCCATGCCTGAGGCGCAGATCCAGGCGACTCCGATGAACAACCTGCTGCTGCTCACCGGCACCGTCGCCTCGCCCGAGGATGCCGCCGAGGCGCAGCGCCTGGTCCAGGCCTATGTCGGCGACGGCACGCAGGTGGTCAGCCGGGTGCGCTCGGCGGTCCCGCTGCAGGTCAACCTCAAGGTCCGCATCGCGGAGGTCAATCGCTCGGCGCTCAAGCAGGTCGGCGTGAACCTGCTGTCGTTCGACCGCACCAGCGGCTTCCAGTTCGGAATCGGCCAGGGCGACCCCGGCACCAATAATGCCAGCGGCAAGAACTTCCGGGTCGGCAGCATCGGCACCACGATCGCGGCCGGCGGCAAGCTGTTCGGCCTCGACCTGCTCGGGACGCTCGATCTCCTCGCTTCGGACGGCCTCGCGGCGACGCTTGCCGAGCCCAACCTGACCGCTCTGTCGGGCGAAACCGCAAGCTTCCTCGCGGGCGGCGAATTCCCCATTCCGATCAGCCAGGGCGTCGGCGGCGCGATCAGCGTCGAATACAAGCAATATGGCGTTGGCCTCGCTTTCACCCCGGTCGTTCTGGCCGACGGCCGCATCTCGATGCGCGTCCGTCCGGAAGTGAGCGAACTGAGCACCGAAGGCGCGCTGCGGCTCAATGGCTATGACGTTCCGGCCATCACCACCCGGCGCGCCGAGACGACGGTCGAACTCGGTTCGGGCCAGAGCTTCATGCTCGCCGGCCTGCTCCGCACCAACAGCCGCACGACGATCGAGAAGGCGCCGTTCCTCGGCGACCTGCCGATCCTCGGCACGCTGTTCCGGTCGAACAACTATCGCCGGGCGGAAACCGAGCTGGTGATCATCGTCACTCCGTATCTGGTGCGTCCGACCAACGGACCGCTGCCGACCCCGGTCGACGGCTACCGAATCGTTCGGGACGGCACGCTGACCTGGGAAGGCCAGAGCTACAACGGCGTCTCGGGCCCGCGCCCGGTCGCCGTCCAGCCGGCGCCTGGCGTGTCGGTCGGGGCCGCCGGTGCGCCGGCCGCAGCGGCCAGCCCGCCGGCGGCCCTGCCCGCCCCCGGGTTCAAGCTGTGAGCGCCCCCGAGCACAAGGAAAGAACCATGAAGAAGCAACTCTCCTTCCTGCTCCTCGCTTCGGCATCCCTCGCCGGGTGCCAGGTCCATCGTGGCGCCGATGAGCCCGCCCGCGGTCTCGTCCCGGTCAACCAGCCGGTCGTCGCGCGAGCCGATTACGTGTTCGACGCCGCAGCTCCGGCCGGCAGCCTCGATCCCAACGAGGCTGCACGCCTGGACGGCTGGTTTCGCGGGCTCGAGCTCGGCTACGGCGACGTGATCAGCGTCGATGGTGCCGACTCCTCCGCTGCCCGTGCCGACGTCGCCCGGGTCGCCTCGCGCTACGGAATGCTCGTGTCGGACGGCGCTCCGGTCACTGCCGGCGCGATCCCGCCGGGCGCGGTCCGGGTGGTGGTCAGCCGCACCCGCGCCAGCGTGCCCGGCTGCCCGAACTGGTCCAAGCCGAGCAATCCCAATTACAACAACGAGCAGATGAGCAACTACGGCTGTGCCGTGAACGGTGCGCTCGCCGCAATGGTCGCCAATCCGGCGGATCTGGTCAGCGGTCGCGAAGGCGGCCTGGCCGATCCGGCTCTCGGTAATCGAGCGATCCAGTCCTACCGCTCCAAGCCGCAGACCGGCGAAGGCGGTCTCAAAGAAGTCTCCAGCAAGTCGGGGGGTTAATCGATGAACGCGCCGTTTCAAGCTCGCGCAGGTCTGCGCGATCCGTTCACTGCCTTCGTCTGCGACGATGCGACGGCGGACATGCTCCGGCCGGTCGCGGTCGAGCATGGCTGGAGCCCGGAGAAGGTCAACAAGGGCGGTCTGCGCAATGCCGTGCAGTCGCTGTCCGTCTCGGCCTCGCCGAACATCCTGTTCGTCGATCTGAGCGAGTCGGCCGATCCGCTCAACGACATCAACGCGCTGGCGGAAGTCTGCGAGCCCGGCACGATCGTGATCGCCGCGGGCGCCGTGAACGACGTCCGTCTCTATCGCGACCTGCTGGCGAGCGGCATCCACGACTATCTGCTGAAGCCGTTCAACGTCGACCAGCTGCGTGACACCTTCGCCAATGCCCAGATGATCCTGTCGGGTCCGCGGGGCGAGGCGCAGGCCGACAAGCCGCACATCATGACCGCGGTGATCGGCGTGCGCGGCGGCGTCGGTGCCTCGACGGTTTCGACCAGCCTCGCCTGGATGCTCGGTGCCCGGGCGCAGCGCTCGACCGCCCTGCTCGACCTCGACATCCACTTCGGGACCGGCGCCCTCGCGCTCGACCTGGAGCCGGGCCGCGGCCTGACCGACGCGATCGAGAATCCGAGCCGCATCGACGGCCTGTTCATCGAGCGCGCCATGGTCCGCTGCAACGAGCGGCTTTCGGTCCTCTCGGCCGAAGCGCCGATCAACCAGCCGCTGATTACCGACGGCACCGCCTTCTTCCAGCTCCAGGAGGAGATGAAGAATGCCTTCGAGTCGACCGTCTGCGACCTCCCGCGGCACATGCTCATCCAGTACCCGCACATGGTCCACGACGCCCATGTCGCGGTGGTGGTGTGCGAGCTGACCCTGGCGGCAACGCGCGACACCATCCGCATTCTCGCCTGGCTGAAGAGCAATGCGCCGCAGACCAAGGTCATTGTGGTTGCCAACCGCGTCCCGTCGGGCGGCGCGCTGGAGATCAGTCGCAAGGACTTCGAGCAGTCGATCGAACGCAAGGTCGACGTGTTGATCGGCGAGGACGGCAAGACCGCCGCGCAGGCCGCCAAGCTCGGCAAGCCGGTGGCGGAAGTCGCCAGCGGCAAGTCGGCGGCGCCTTATACCCAGCTGTGCAACATGGTGCTGAGCCATGCCACCGAAGATGGCGCGGGCGAACCGCAAAAGTCGTCGGCGGCGCCGGCCGGGGGCAAGAATTTGGTCAACAGCCTGAAGTCGATGCTGGCGAAGAACCCGAAGGCGGCGGCCGCCTGAGCGCGGCCGTCACCCTCAACGTGACGCGAAGATAAGGGAACGGCGAATGTCCATGACGCTTCTGCTGCTCGGCCTCGGCCTCGTCGGGACGCTGGCGCTCGCCTTCATCGCCCTCTCCGGCCAGAGCGCAAGCAAGGCGACCAAGCGGCGCCTCGAACTGATCAAGGAGCGGCATGCCGAGGGCACGCTGGCGGCCAGCGCCAACGCGCAGATCCGCAAGCTCTTCGCCAATCGCAACAGCAAGGTCGAAGGCTGGTTCTCGACCCTTGTGCCGAAACCCGCGCTGATGCGCCTGCGGCTCGACAAGACTGGCCGCAACATCACCCTTGGGCGCTATGCGATGACCAGCGTCGGTCTGGCCTTGGCGATCGTCGCCGGCATGACTTCCCAGGGCGCGCCGTTCACCCTTGCCCTGCTGTTCAGCCTGTTCGTCGGCATCGGCCTGCCGCACCTGGTCGTCGGGCGGATGATCTCGGGTCGTCTCAAGGCCTTCAACGCCAACTTCCCCGACGCCATCGAACTGATGGTGCGCGGCCTTCGTTCGGGTCTTCCGATCACCGAAACGCTGGGCGTCGTGGCCAGCGAGATCGGCGGGCCGGTCGGGATCGAATTCCGCTCGGTCAGCGACAAGATGAAGATCGGCCGGACGATGGAAGCGGCGCTCCAGGATGTCGCCGACCGCCTCGGAACGCCCGAATTTCAGTTCTTCGTCATCACGCTGGCGATCCAGCGCGAAACCGGCGGCAACCTTGCCGAGACGCTCAGCAATCTCGCCGACGTGCTCCGCAAGCGTGCGCAGATGAAGCTGAAGATCAAGGCGATGAGCTCGGAAGCCAAGGCTTCGGCGATGATCGTCGGCGCCCTGCCCTTCATCGTGTTCACGCTCGTCTACATGCTGAACCCCAATTACATGGGCGGCTTCTTCTCCGAGGAGCGGCTGATCGTGGCGGGGCTTGGCGCCCTCGTCTGGATGGGCATCGGCGTCGCAATCATGGCCAAGATGGTCAACTTCGAGATCTAAGGGGCTATCAGCATCATGGAACCCGCAGTCTCTTCCGGGCCTACCCTTCTCGGCGTCGACGTCATCTGGGTCGCGACCTTGCTCACTGCGGTCGCAACCATGGCGGTGCTGATCGCCATCTACGCGGCGACCACCGTGCGCGACCCGATGGCGCGTCGCGTCAAGGCGCTCAACGAGCGGCGCGAGCAGCTCAAGGCCGGCATCGTCGCCTCGACCAACAAGCGCAAGAAGCTGACCAACAAGAACCAGGCGGCCGACAAGGTCCGCGGGATCCTGTCCAGCTTCAAGATGGTCCAGGACAGCCAGCTCCAGGAAATCCAGACCAAGCTGCTACAGGCCGGCATTCGCACCAAGGACCTCGCCTTCTTCATCATCTTCGGCCGGCTGATCATGCCGATCGTGCTGGGTACCGGGGCGATCCTCGCGGTCTATGTCTTCGACAGCTTTCCCGAATGGGGCGCGTTCAAGAAATATGCGCTGGTCGCCGGTACCCTGATCGGCTCCTACAAGGCGCCCGACCTGTGGCTGAAGAACCGCATCCAGAAGCGCAGCCACGCCATTCGCAAGGGCCTTCCCGACGCGCTCGACCTGCTGGTGATCTGCGCCGAGGCCGGCCTTACCGTCGACGCCGCCTTCGGCCGCGTCGCCAAGGAACTGGGCAAGGCCTATCCGGAGCTGGGCGACGAGTTCGGCCTGACCGCGATCGAACTGGGCTTCCTCAACGAGCGGCGCATGGCGTTCGACAACCTCGCCAACCGCGTCGACCTCGAAGCGGTGCGCGGCGTGGTCACGACCATGATCCAGACCGAGAAGTACGGCACTCCGCTGGCCTCCGCCCTGCGCGTGCTGTCGGCCGAATTCCGCAACGAGCGCATGATGCGCGCCGAGGAGAAGGCTGCCAGGCTTCCGGCGATCATGACCGTGCCGCTCATCCTGTTCATCCTTCCGGTGCTGTTCGTGGTCATCCTCGGACCCGCGGCCTGCAGCATCTCCGACAGCATGATCGGCGGCGGCTGAGCCCGCCCCCGACTGAAGTGGACGCGTAAACGGGAGGGCGGCCGTTGGGGAACCATCGGCCGCCCTTCTCGTATCTGTCGTTACGCGACACGAACTAAGACGAGAGGGACCGGCATGACCGTCTTCACCACCGACCAGTGGATCATCCTCGGCCTGGTCTTCCTGCTCGGCCTGCTGGTCGGCGCCTGGATGACCAGCGGCGGACGGCGCAAGTGGAAGACCCGCTACAATGAGGAAGTGACGGCGCGGAAGGCGCTGGAGACCAAGCACAACGAGCGTGAGGCCCATTGGTCGACGCGCGAGAAGGAGTGGCATGCCGAACAGGAGCGCCGCGAGGCCGCCATGCGCTCCGCCCCGCCGGTCGCCGCTGATCGCCGTGAGCCCTTCGTCGAGGACCGCATGCGCGACCGCCACCCCGACCAGCCCCGCCGCGACCTCGACCGCGACGGCGTGCCCGACCAGTACGACCGCCGTCCGCTGGACGACCGGCGGTAACGTCTCCCCTCCCGCGAGCGGGAGGGGTCGGGGGAGGGCTTGTCGGAAACAGCCCCTCCCCTCCGCCGCTTCGCGGCTCCTCCCCTCCCGCTAAGCGGGAGGGGGTTGTTTACCCCTCGATCTTCGAGAAATCCGCCACGCCGTGCACCGCATCGCGGAAGCGGGCGAGGAGGTTCAGGCGGCGGCGGCGGACGGCCTGATCGGAATCGTTGACCGTGACGGCATCGAAGAAGGCGTCGATCGGGCCGCGCAAGGAGGCGAGCGCCGCCATCGCGCCGCCGAACTCCTCCGCCTCGACGGCAGCGCGCGCCCGGGGTTCGGCCTCGTCCAGTGCAGCGACCAGCGCCCGCTCGGCTTCGGGCGCATCGGCCGGCATCGCGCTGCCCTGCGCCTGCTC is from Sphingomonas sp. LHG3406-1 and encodes:
- a CDS encoding type II and III secretion system protein family protein, whose product is MSKVHHTMGRVASALAALALGASALSLAATPAAAQPMAARPSETLNLSVGTGTLVRLSAPMSDLFIANDAIADVQVRSNNQLYVFGKGRGETTVYATDKSGRVVYAANVRVGNNISSLDEMLRAAMPEAQIQATPMNNLLLLTGTVASPEDAAEAQRLVQAYVGDGTQVVSRVRSAVPLQVNLKVRIAEVNRSALKQVGVNLLSFDRTSGFQFGIGQGDPGTNNASGKNFRVGSIGTTIAAGGKLFGLDLLGTLDLLASDGLAATLAEPNLTALSGETASFLAGGEFPIPISQGVGGAISVEYKQYGVGLAFTPVVLADGRISMRVRPEVSELSTEGALRLNGYDVPAITTRRAETTVELGSGQSFMLAGLLRTNSRTTIEKAPFLGDLPILGTLFRSNNYRRAETELVIIVTPYLVRPTNGPLPTPVDGYRIVRDGTLTWEGQSYNGVSGPRPVAVQPAPGVSVGAAGAPAAAASPPAALPAPGFKL
- a CDS encoding CpaD family pilus assembly protein, with the protein product MKKQLSFLLLASASLAGCQVHRGADEPARGLVPVNQPVVARADYVFDAAAPAGSLDPNEAARLDGWFRGLELGYGDVISVDGADSSAARADVARVASRYGMLVSDGAPVTAGAIPPGAVRVVVSRTRASVPGCPNWSKPSNPNYNNEQMSNYGCAVNGALAAMVANPADLVSGREGGLADPALGNRAIQSYRSKPQTGEGGLKEVSSKSGG
- a CDS encoding pilus assembly protein CpaE encodes the protein MNAPFQARAGLRDPFTAFVCDDATADMLRPVAVEHGWSPEKVNKGGLRNAVQSLSVSASPNILFVDLSESADPLNDINALAEVCEPGTIVIAAGAVNDVRLYRDLLASGIHDYLLKPFNVDQLRDTFANAQMILSGPRGEAQADKPHIMTAVIGVRGGVGASTVSTSLAWMLGARAQRSTALLDLDIHFGTGALALDLEPGRGLTDAIENPSRIDGLFIERAMVRCNERLSVLSAEAPINQPLITDGTAFFQLQEEMKNAFESTVCDLPRHMLIQYPHMVHDAHVAVVVCELTLAATRDTIRILAWLKSNAPQTKVIVVANRVPSGGALEISRKDFEQSIERKVDVLIGEDGKTAAQAAKLGKPVAEVASGKSAAPYTQLCNMVLSHATEDGAGEPQKSSAAPAGGKNLVNSLKSMLAKNPKAAAA
- a CDS encoding type II secretion system F family protein; its protein translation is MSMTLLLLGLGLVGTLALAFIALSGQSASKATKRRLELIKERHAEGTLAASANAQIRKLFANRNSKVEGWFSTLVPKPALMRLRLDKTGRNITLGRYAMTSVGLALAIVAGMTSQGAPFTLALLFSLFVGIGLPHLVVGRMISGRLKAFNANFPDAIELMVRGLRSGLPITETLGVVASEIGGPVGIEFRSVSDKMKIGRTMEAALQDVADRLGTPEFQFFVITLAIQRETGGNLAETLSNLADVLRKRAQMKLKIKAMSSEAKASAMIVGALPFIVFTLVYMLNPNYMGGFFSEERLIVAGLGALVWMGIGVAIMAKMVNFEI
- a CDS encoding type II secretion system F family protein; the protein is MEPAVSSGPTLLGVDVIWVATLLTAVATMAVLIAIYAATTVRDPMARRVKALNERREQLKAGIVASTNKRKKLTNKNQAADKVRGILSSFKMVQDSQLQEIQTKLLQAGIRTKDLAFFIIFGRLIMPIVLGTGAILAVYVFDSFPEWGAFKKYALVAGTLIGSYKAPDLWLKNRIQKRSHAIRKGLPDALDLLVICAEAGLTVDAAFGRVAKELGKAYPELGDEFGLTAIELGFLNERRMAFDNLANRVDLEAVRGVVTTMIQTEKYGTPLASALRVLSAEFRNERMMRAEEKAARLPAIMTVPLILFILPVLFVVILGPAACSISDSMIGGG